Proteins encoded by one window of Bauldia sp.:
- the queG gene encoding tRNA epoxyqueuosine(34) reductase QueG produces the protein MADCKREGFDVVGIAAPDAIPEAAPRLREFLNQGRHGTMAWLETEADRRAEVKALWPQAGAVVMVGMNYGPDHDPRTALARKDRAAISVYAGNRDYHDLIKGKLKVLAGRFKARTASEVKVFVDTAPLMEKPLAEAAGLGWQGKHTNLVSREFGSWLFLGAIVVEMPLPPDAAEVDACGTCRACLDVCPTSAFPAPYQLDARRCISYLTIEHEGPIPHEFRKAIGNRIYGCDDCLAVCPWNKFAQATKEMKLKAREDRISPRLADLAALDEEGFRRTFSASPIKRIGRDRFVRNVMIAVGNSGDASLLATAQARANDASPLVREAAEWALAELMSETNVA, from the coding sequence ATCGCCGACTGCAAGCGCGAAGGCTTCGACGTCGTCGGCATCGCCGCGCCGGACGCGATCCCCGAGGCCGCGCCGCGCCTCCGCGAATTCCTGAACCAAGGCCGCCACGGCACGATGGCGTGGCTTGAGACGGAAGCCGACCGCCGCGCCGAGGTGAAGGCGCTGTGGCCACAGGCCGGCGCCGTCGTCATGGTCGGGATGAACTATGGTCCGGACCACGATCCGCGCACAGCACTGGCGCGGAAGGATCGCGCCGCGATCTCGGTCTACGCGGGCAACCGCGACTACCACGATCTCATCAAGGGCAAGCTCAAGGTGCTCGCCGGCCGCTTCAAGGCGCGGACCGCGAGCGAGGTGAAAGTCTTCGTCGACACCGCGCCGCTGATGGAGAAGCCGCTGGCTGAGGCCGCCGGCCTCGGCTGGCAGGGCAAGCACACCAATCTCGTCAGCCGCGAGTTCGGCTCGTGGCTGTTCCTCGGCGCCATCGTCGTCGAGATGCCCCTGCCGCCCGACGCCGCCGAGGTTGATGCCTGCGGCACCTGCCGCGCCTGCCTCGACGTCTGCCCGACCAGCGCGTTCCCCGCGCCCTACCAGCTCGATGCCCGCCGCTGCATCTCGTATCTGACGATCGAGCACGAAGGCCCGATCCCGCACGAATTCCGCAAGGCGATCGGCAACCGCATCTACGGCTGCGATGATTGCCTCGCCGTTTGCCCGTGGAACAAGTTCGCGCAGGCGACGAAGGAGATGAAGCTTAAGGCGCGCGAGGACCGCATCTCGCCGCGCCTCGCCGATCTCGCCGCGCTGGACGAGGAAGGCTTCCGCCGGACGTTCTCCGCCTCGCCGATCAAGCGCATCGGCCGCGACCGCTTCGTCCGCAACGTCATGATCGCGGTCGGCAACTCGGGCGACGCCAGCCTCCTCGCCACCGCGCAGGCCCGCGCCAACGATGCTTCGCCGCTGGTGCGCGAAGCAGCCGAATGGGCGCTGGCTGAACTCATGAGTGAAACCAATGTCGCGTAG
- a CDS encoding YdeI/OmpD-associated family protein, translating to MTEPRFFKSQKEWRAWLTKNHATATELLLGFHKASSDEKGITYKEALDEALAFGWIDAVRAGGDKTWTIRFTRRKARSIWSAVNIKRIAKLKAEGRMHTAGLAAFEARDPKLQKKYSFENPDAKLSPADAKRFRADKQAWANFERMPPSYRHPAIWWVVSAKQEATRERRLATLIADSAAGVRLKHLRRPGKSA from the coding sequence ATGACCGAGCCGCGTTTCTTCAAGTCGCAGAAAGAGTGGCGCGCGTGGCTGACAAAGAACCACGCCACGGCGACCGAGCTTCTGCTCGGCTTCCATAAGGCGAGCTCCGACGAGAAGGGCATCACCTACAAGGAGGCGCTAGACGAGGCGCTGGCCTTCGGCTGGATCGATGCCGTGCGCGCCGGCGGCGACAAGACCTGGACGATCCGCTTCACGCGGCGTAAGGCGCGCAGCATCTGGAGCGCGGTCAACATCAAGCGCATCGCCAAGCTGAAAGCTGAAGGCAGGATGCACACCGCGGGACTCGCCGCTTTCGAGGCGCGCGATCCGAAGCTGCAGAAGAAATATTCCTTCGAGAATCCCGACGCCAAACTCTCACCGGCGGATGCCAAGCGTTTCCGTGCCGACAAGCAGGCGTGGGCGAATTTCGAAAGGATGCCGCCGTCGTACCGACACCCCGCGATATGGTGGGTGGTGAGCGCCAAGCAGGAGGCGACGCGCGAGCGCCGCCTCGCAACGCTGATCGCCGACTCCGCCGCCGGCGTCCGCCTGAAGCATCTCCGCCGCCCGGGAAAATCAGCATGA
- a CDS encoding SDR family oxidoreductase encodes MSAPRIFVFGMGYTARAFARAMDGRAASFAGTMRADFEAANFADATHIVVSIPPGEADPVLARYRDALLAAPALQWIGYLSSVAVYGNYGGAWVTERTTPHPKQARSTERLAAEKAWAKFALDRSIPLATFRIAGIYGPGRNAFVNLAEGKAHRIVKPGQVFNRIHVGDIAAALVEAVDRNAAGIFNLADDEPAPPQDVVAYAAEMMGVIPPPEAPFAGADLSPMARSFYADNKRVSNRRMKEELGIALRYPTYRDGLAALWRNGNWRGET; translated from the coding sequence ATGAGCGCGCCGCGCATTTTCGTCTTCGGCATGGGCTACACGGCGCGTGCCTTCGCGCGCGCGATGGACGGCCGCGCCGCGTCGTTCGCCGGCACGATGCGCGCCGATTTCGAGGCCGCGAATTTCGCCGACGCCACGCACATCGTCGTCTCGATCCCGCCCGGCGAGGCCGATCCGGTGCTCGCCCGCTACCGCGACGCGCTGCTCGCCGCGCCGGCGCTGCAATGGATCGGCTACCTGTCCTCGGTCGCCGTCTACGGCAACTACGGCGGCGCATGGGTCACCGAACGCACGACGCCGCACCCGAAACAGGCGCGTTCCACCGAGCGCCTCGCCGCCGAGAAAGCGTGGGCGAAATTTGCCCTCGATCGCAGCATCCCGCTGGCGACGTTCCGCATCGCCGGCATCTACGGCCCGGGGCGCAACGCCTTCGTCAATCTCGCCGAAGGCAAGGCGCACCGCATCGTGAAGCCGGGCCAGGTGTTCAACCGCATCCACGTCGGCGACATCGCCGCAGCTCTGGTCGAGGCCGTGGACCGCAACGCCGCCGGCATCTTCAATCTCGCCGACGACGAGCCGGCGCCGCCGCAGGACGTGGTGGCGTACGCGGCCGAGATGATGGGCGTCATCCCGCCGCCCGAGGCGCCGTTCGCCGGGGCCGACCTGTCGCCGATGGCGCGCAGTTTCTACGCCGACAACAAGCGCGTCTCGAACCGCCGGATGAAGGAGGAACTGGGCATCGCGCTCCGCTATCCGACTTACCGCGACGGCCTCGCCGCGCTCTGGCGCAACGGCAACTGGCGGGGCGAGACATGA
- a CDS encoding DUF1989 domain-containing protein: MTNRIQPPADAAARRAVPPVIAYSVDGLPPFDAKFYAKARDGAEKVSEVIVPPRDGRAISIPAGHFFRIVSVDGPQVGDLNLWNAHDLSERFFSGKTRALHATHVSTGARLWSTLPYLRPLATITNDTLGWYGFDADGAGIHDVIGTRCDPYTNLLLKGDEYHHCCHSNLTRALAAETGMPIAEAEMHVHDVLNVFMCTGFTHDTHQYFMKASPVRPGDHLEMFAEIDLIAALSACPGGDCGASHSDDVAACYPLKVEIWRPRAEALAGWRPPQPSAYSRNHGAT; encoded by the coding sequence ATGACCAACAGGATCCAGCCACCCGCCGATGCCGCCGCCCGCCGGGCCGTGCCGCCGGTGATCGCCTACTCGGTCGACGGCCTGCCGCCGTTCGACGCCAAGTTCTATGCGAAGGCGCGCGACGGCGCCGAGAAGGTCTCCGAGGTCATCGTCCCGCCACGCGACGGCCGCGCCATCAGCATCCCCGCCGGGCATTTCTTCCGCATCGTCAGTGTCGATGGCCCGCAGGTCGGTGACCTCAATCTATGGAACGCGCACGACCTGTCGGAGCGATTCTTCTCGGGCAAGACGCGCGCCCTCCACGCGACGCATGTCTCCACCGGCGCGCGCCTGTGGAGCACGTTGCCGTATCTCCGCCCGCTCGCCACCATCACGAACGACACGCTCGGCTGGTACGGCTTCGACGCCGACGGCGCCGGCATCCACGACGTGATCGGCACGCGCTGCGACCCGTACACCAACCTGCTGCTCAAGGGCGACGAGTATCATCACTGCTGCCATTCTAACCTGACACGCGCGCTCGCCGCCGAGACCGGCATGCCGATCGCCGAAGCCGAAATGCACGTGCATGACGTGCTCAACGTCTTCATGTGCACGGGCTTCACGCACGACACGCACCAATATTTCATGAAGGCGAGTCCGGTGCGCCCCGGCGATCATCTCGAGATGTTCGCCGAGATCGACCTGATCGCGGCGCTGTCGGCGTGCCCGGGTGGCGATTGCGGCGCCAGCCACTCGGACGACGTCGCCGCCTGCTATCCGCTGAAGGTCGAGATCTGGCGGCCGCGCGCCGAGGCACTCGCCGGCTGGCGGCCGCCGCAGCCGAGCGCCTATTCGCGCAACCATGGCGCGACCTGA